One Vallitalea pronyensis genomic region harbors:
- a CDS encoding glycerate kinase family protein — protein sequence MNIFVAPDSFKGSVSAIRYCEIAKKAILNIYPEATIVTCPLADGGEGTVEALVHNTQGTIEHTNVTGPLGETVDAKYGILGDNITAVIEMASASGLPLVPDNQRNPLYTTTYGTGELIKAVLDKGCTKIILGIGGSATNDGGAGMLEALGFRLLDKHGTVIGRGAIGLKDLHTIDMSACDARLQNVEFLVACDVNNPLCGKQGASYIYGPQKGALQEDLPRLDSYLEHYAQMIQSELGKDVKDVPGAGAAGGLGAGLLAFMDASLQPGFDIIRDSISLDQYFHDYDFDLVITGEGEINYQTVHGKLPVGVATVAKKYHVPVIGVVGSIGKDAHLVYEKGIDTLFSIVDGPRDLTYAMEHGEELLYQTIERVMRLLASMHK from the coding sequence ATGAACATATTTGTAGCACCAGATTCCTTTAAGGGAAGTGTATCAGCAATTCGATACTGTGAAATTGCTAAGAAGGCCATTTTAAATATATACCCTGAAGCCACTATTGTGACCTGTCCTTTAGCTGATGGTGGAGAGGGAACCGTCGAAGCACTTGTACACAATACCCAAGGCACCATTGAACATACCAACGTGACAGGACCATTAGGTGAAACAGTAGATGCCAAGTACGGTATTTTAGGCGATAACATCACAGCTGTTATTGAGATGGCAAGTGCCTCAGGGTTACCATTGGTTCCAGATAATCAACGAAACCCATTGTATACGACCACCTACGGTACAGGAGAACTGATAAAAGCAGTTCTTGATAAAGGTTGTACCAAGATTATACTTGGTATTGGAGGTAGTGCTACCAATGATGGTGGTGCTGGTATGTTAGAGGCGTTAGGATTTCGCTTACTGGATAAACATGGCACAGTTATAGGCCGCGGAGCCATTGGGTTAAAAGATTTGCATACCATTGATATGAGTGCCTGTGACGCACGTTTACAGAATGTAGAATTTCTAGTGGCTTGTGATGTGAATAATCCCTTATGTGGTAAACAAGGCGCCAGCTATATTTATGGCCCTCAAAAAGGTGCTTTACAGGAAGACTTACCACGACTTGACAGCTATCTAGAACACTATGCTCAGATGATTCAATCAGAGCTAGGAAAAGATGTTAAGGATGTGCCAGGAGCAGGCGCAGCAGGTGGGTTAGGTGCAGGTTTATTAGCTTTTATGGATGCCAGCTTACAACCGGGATTTGATATCATTAGAGACAGCATTAGCTTGGATCAATATTTCCATGATTATGATTTCGATTTAGTTATCACAGGTGAAGGTGAAATCAATTATCAAACCGTACATGGCAAGTTACCTGTTGGTGTAGCTACTGTTGCCAAGAAATATCATGTTCCTGTTATTGGTGTGGTTGGTTCCATTGGAAAAGATGCTCATCTGGTCTATGAAAAAGGCATTGATACACTGTTTTCCATCGTGGACGGACCAAGAGATTTAACATATGCCATGGAGCATGGGGAAGAACTACTGTATCAAACCATAGAACGTGTCATGCGGTTATTGGCTAGCATGCACAAGTAA